In Dasypus novemcinctus isolate mDasNov1 chromosome 10, mDasNov1.1.hap2, whole genome shotgun sequence, one DNA window encodes the following:
- the LOC101444109 gene encoding olfactory receptor 52B4-like has protein sequence MTTLNHTGISHTVFRLLGIPGLEDQHIWISIPFFISYVIALLGNSLLIFIILTKRSLHEPMYLFLCMLAGADVVLSTCTVPQALAIFWFGAGEISLDRCITQVFFISSTFLFESGILVVMAFDRYIAICYPLRYSTILSHTLIGKIGVSIFLRSYGTVFPVIYLLKRLTFCKRNILPNTACKHIVLAKLSCNDIRVNIWYGFFILMLTLILDVLLIFVSYMLILRAVFRMPSQDARHKALNTCVSHVCVIILFYGPGIFSVLTQRFGRHISLHIHVLLANVYILAPPMLNPIIYGIRTKQIWDLVIHMLFPKQK, from the coding sequence ATGACTACTTTGAACCACACTGGGATCAGCCACACAGTCTTCCGCTTGTTAGGCATCCCTGGCCTAGAGGACCAGCACATATGGATTTCCATACCCTTCTTCATTTCCTATGTCATTGCCCTGCTTGGAAACAGTCTGCTCATCTTCATTATCCTCACCAAGCGCAGTCTCCATGAACCCATGTACCTCTTCCTCTGCATGCTGGCAGGAGCAGACGTTGTCCTCTCCACGTGCACAGTACCCCAGGCCTTGGCCATCTTCTGGTTTGGTGCTGGGGAGATCTCCCTGGATCGTTGCATCACTCAGGTCTTTTTTATCTCTTCCACCTTCCTCTTTGAGTCAGGGATTTTGGTGGTGATGGCGTTTGACCGCTACATTGCCATATGCTACCCACTGAGATACAGTACTATTCTTTCACACACCTTAATTGGGAAAATTGGAGTGTCTATTTTTCTGAGAAGTTATGGTACAGTTTTCCCTGTAATATATCTTCTGAAAAGATTGACTTTCTGTAAAAGGAACATTCTCCCAAACACTGCTTGTAAGCACATTGTTTTGGCCAAACTTTCCTGTAATGACATCCGAGTAAACATCTGGTATGGGTTTTTTATCCTAATGTTAACTTTGATCTTAGATGTTCTACTCATTTTTGTTTCCTATATGCTGATTCTCCGTGCTGTCTTCCGCATGCCTTCCCAAGATGCTCGCCACAAAGCTCTCAATACTTGTGTCTCCCATGTCTGTGTCATTATCCTCTTTTATGGGCCTGGGATCTTCTCAGTCCTCACTCAAAGATTTGGACGGCATATCTCACTCCATATTCATGTTCTGCTTGCCAATGTCTATATTTTGGCTCCGCCTATGCTGAATCCCATTATTTATGGGATTAGAACTAAACAGATCTGGGACTTGGTAATTCATATGCTGTTTCCAAAACAGAAATGA